The following proteins are co-located in the Silene latifolia isolate original U9 population chromosome 1, ASM4854445v1, whole genome shotgun sequence genome:
- the LOC141603992 gene encoding plasmodesmata-located protein 3-like: MDIKFSSKKHQNFHLNSLLSIILFLPSVLSDYTDLVYRGCADQNFPSPSQPYAQNLKTLFNSLLTQSSKTNFSKTTIGEGTQSAIFGLYQCRGDLTAIDCNNCVSKFPKMARKYCGENSIAARIQLVGCTVRYEVVGFPEISSTDLLYKVCKGGSVVTGGGFEARRDSGFEEVETGIGSGSGFYAASYGSVYVMGQCEGDLGGSDCGDCVKTALERVKAECGDSMSGQVYLNQCYVSYSYYPNGVGDEKTSSPGKKQGTAKTVAIVVGGTAAAGFLVAILLCLKSILKKKPKKYQYGG; encoded by the exons ATGGATATTAAATTCTCATCTAAAAAACACCAAAATTTCCATCTTAATTCATTGTTGTCCATCATCCTGTTTTTACCCTCTGTTCTATCAGATTACACTGATTTAGTGTACAGAGGATGTGCAGACCAAAATTTCCCAAGCCCGTCTCAACCATACGCACAAAATCTCAAAACCCTCTTCAATTCACTCTTGACCCAATCTTCTAAAACCAATTTCAGCAAGACAACAATCGGAGAAGGCACCCAAAGCGCGATATTTGGGCTGTACCAATGCCGGGGAGACCTAACCGCAATCGACTGCAATAATTGTGTAAGCAAATTCCCCAAAATGGCAAGAAAATATTGCGGAGAAAATTCAATAGCCGCGAGAATTCAGCTAGTTGGGTGTACAGTGAGGTATGAAGTAGTAGGATTTCCTGAGATATCGAGCACGGACTTGCTGTATAAAGTGTGTAAAGGAGGGAGTGTAGTGACTGGAGGGGGGTTTGAAGCGAGGAGAGACAGCGGGTTTGAGGAAGTGGAAACGGGTATAGGTAGTGGAAGCGGGTTTTATGCGGCGAGTTATGGGTCGGTTTATGTGATGGGTCAGTGTGAAGGAGATTTGGGTGGGAGTGATTGTGGGGATTGTGTGAAGACTGCGTTGGAAAGGGTGAAAGCGGAGTGTGGGGATTCGATGTCTGGTCAAGTGTATTTGAATCAGTGTTATGTTAGTTATAGTTATTACCCTAATGGTGTTGGTGATGAGAAGACTTCTTCACCAG GGAAAAAGCAGGGGACGGCTAAAACAGTGGCTATAGTAGTAGGAGGAACTGCAGCAGCTGGTTTCTTAGTTGCAATTTTGTTATGTCTTAAATCAATACTTAAGAAAAAGCCTAAAAAATATCAATATGGAGGATAA